A region from the uncultured Stenotrophomonas sp. genome encodes:
- a CDS encoding Two-component response regulator — MSKLTVLLVDDHEGFINAAMRHFRKLDWLEIVGSAANGLEAIERSEALRPRVVLMDLAMPEMGGLQATRLIKTQDGPPYIVIASHFDDAEHRDHAQRAGADNFVSKLSYIQEVMPILEGIRKADGHE, encoded by the coding sequence ATGAGCAAGCTGACCGTTCTGCTGGTCGACGACCACGAAGGCTTCATCAATGCGGCCATGCGCCATTTCCGCAAGCTCGACTGGCTGGAAATCGTCGGCAGCGCCGCCAACGGGCTGGAGGCCATCGAGCGCTCCGAGGCCCTGCGCCCGCGCGTGGTGCTGATGGACCTGGCAATGCCGGAAATGGGCGGGCTGCAGGCCACGCGCCTGATCAAGACCCAGGACGGGCCGCCCTACATCGTCATTGCCAGCCATTTCGACGATGCCGAGCACCGCGATCACGCCCAGCGTGCCGGTGCCGACAACTTCGTCAGCAAGCTGTCCTACATCCAGGAAGTGATGCCGATCCTGGAGGGCATCCGCAAGGCGGACGGCCATGAGTGA
- a CDS encoding Flagellar regulatory protein FleQ, which translates to MSESRILVIDSEAVRAERSVALLEFMDLNPRWVTDVGDIDIARHHASDWMALVVGTIEDPARAEPFFQWLGDTTMPPPVLLAEGDPLAFSRHYGLHEANVWPLEQPMRHAQMEALLRRASLKRLDAEHQSGGEDNGPTGISPAIGALRQLIEQVAGFDTTVLVLGESGTGKEVVSRAIHQRSPRRDGPFVAINCGAIPPDLLESELFGHEKGAFTGALTARKGRFEMAEGGTLLLDEIGDMSLPMQVKLLRVLQERSFERVGGNQTIRCNVRVIAATHRNLEERIGEDKFREDLFYRLNVFPIEVPALRERIEDIPALVETIAAQLARTGRGEVRFAPEALQALSSHPWPGNVRELTNLVERLAVLHPGGLVRVQDLPARYRGDPPTAAATGADEERPLSGLPASTQPAAPANGKATESPTQLPDDGLDLRDHMASIELKLIREALERSNGVVAHAAQLLGLRRTTLVEKLRKYGIDKEQGGLAG; encoded by the coding sequence ATGAGTGAATCGCGCATCCTGGTCATCGACAGCGAGGCCGTGCGCGCCGAGCGCAGCGTTGCCCTGCTGGAATTCATGGACCTCAACCCGCGTTGGGTCACCGACGTGGGCGACATCGACATCGCCCGCCACCACGCCAGCGACTGGATGGCGCTGGTGGTCGGCACCATCGAGGACCCGGCCCGCGCCGAGCCGTTCTTCCAGTGGCTGGGCGATACCACAATGCCGCCGCCGGTGCTGTTGGCCGAGGGCGACCCGCTGGCCTTTTCCCGCCACTACGGCCTGCATGAAGCCAACGTCTGGCCGCTGGAACAGCCCATGCGCCATGCGCAGATGGAGGCCCTGCTGCGCCGCGCCAGCCTCAAACGGCTGGATGCCGAGCACCAGAGCGGCGGCGAGGACAATGGTCCGACCGGTATCAGCCCGGCCATTGGCGCGCTGCGCCAGCTGATCGAGCAGGTGGCCGGCTTCGACACCACCGTGCTGGTGCTGGGCGAGTCCGGCACCGGCAAGGAAGTCGTCTCGCGCGCCATCCACCAGCGCTCGCCGCGCCGCGACGGCCCGTTCGTGGCGATCAACTGCGGCGCGATCCCGCCGGACCTGCTGGAAAGCGAGTTGTTCGGCCACGAGAAAGGCGCCTTCACCGGCGCCCTGACCGCGCGCAAGGGCCGCTTCGAGATGGCCGAAGGTGGCACCCTGCTGCTGGACGAAATCGGCGACATGAGCCTGCCGATGCAGGTCAAGCTGCTGCGCGTGCTGCAGGAGCGCAGCTTCGAGCGCGTCGGCGGCAACCAGACCATCCGCTGCAACGTCCGCGTGATTGCCGCCACCCACCGCAACCTGGAAGAGCGCATCGGCGAGGACAAGTTCCGCGAGGACCTGTTCTACCGCCTGAACGTGTTCCCGATCGAGGTGCCGGCGCTGCGCGAGCGCATCGAGGACATCCCCGCGCTGGTGGAAACCATCGCCGCGCAACTGGCCCGCACCGGCCGCGGCGAAGTGCGCTTCGCCCCCGAGGCCCTGCAGGCGCTGTCCAGCCACCCCTGGCCCGGCAACGTGCGCGAGCTCACCAACCTGGTCGAACGGCTGGCGGTGCTGCACCCCGGCGGCCTGGTCCGCGTGCAGGACCTGCCGGCCCGCTACCGCGGCGACCCGCCGACGGCCGCGGCCACCGGCGCGGACGAGGAGCGCCCGCTGTCCGGCCTTCCTGCCTCCACCCAACCGGCCGCTCCTGCCAACGGCAAGGCCACGGAATCGCCGACCCAACTGCCCGACGACGGCCTGGACCTGCGCGACCACATGGCCAGCATCGAGCTGAAGCTGATCCGCGAAGCCTTGGAGCGCAGCAACGGCGTGGTCGCCCACGCCGCCCAGCTGCTCGGCCTGCGCCGCACCACCCTGGTGGAGAAACTGCGCAAGTACGGGATCGACAAGGAGCAAGGGGGGCTGGCGGGGTGA
- a CDS encoding hypothetical protein (Evidence 5 : No homology to any previously reported sequences) has translation MTPDFIFIVGVAKAGTTALAGWLVRSGLATYAVPGVKEPGSYLKTASSFFPPYPPAPGGLPLLDATPAYFGNARVAARLPEHGARIAVCLRNPLERAWSDYRMKKLLALQGAGADRFIERLHEAAGGACPTSEAWHQQRLDAVLHTLPRTASRQLEQHFDAESRRLVEDRFGERLDYELAFFASRHVFPHQPVLRFSFYYQGLRLLLDRYQPEDIVVLTRQGLADTGRRTEIALRLAGRGLAGEAPGRSFTLSDIALDEPEPDFAGAEFDGLRRMFAFDLDHSLELLESRGVATNLLDRDELYRHIR, from the coding sequence GTGACCCCGGATTTCATCTTCATCGTGGGCGTGGCCAAGGCCGGCACCACGGCGCTGGCCGGATGGCTGGTCCGCAGTGGGCTGGCAACCTATGCCGTGCCCGGGGTCAAGGAACCGGGCAGCTACCTGAAGACCGCCTCCAGCTTCTTCCCGCCCTACCCACCCGCACCGGGCGGGCTGCCCCTGCTGGACGCCACGCCTGCCTACTTCGGCAACGCCCGGGTCGCGGCCCGGTTGCCCGAGCATGGGGCCCGCATCGCGGTCTGCCTGCGCAACCCGCTCGAGCGTGCATGGAGTGATTACCGGATGAAGAAGCTGCTGGCGCTGCAGGGTGCTGGCGCCGACCGCTTCATCGAGCGCCTGCATGAGGCGGCCGGCGGTGCATGCCCCACGTCGGAAGCCTGGCACCAACAACGCCTGGACGCAGTCCTGCACACACTGCCACGGACCGCATCGCGCCAGCTCGAGCAGCACTTCGATGCCGAGAGCCGCAGGCTGGTCGAGGACAGGTTCGGCGAGCGCCTGGACTACGAGCTGGCCTTCTTCGCCTCCAGGCACGTGTTCCCGCACCAGCCGGTGCTGCGCTTCAGCTTCTATTACCAGGGACTGAGGCTGCTGCTGGACCGGTACCAACCCGAAGACATCGTGGTCCTGACCCGGCAGGGCCTGGCCGACACCGGACGCCGCACGGAGATCGCGCTGCGGCTTGCCGGGCGTGGGCTCGCGGGCGAGGCGCCGGGCCGTTCCTTCACCCTCAGCGACATCGCACTGGACGAACCCGAGCCGGATTTCGCCGGGGCGGAGTTCGATGGACTGCGCCGGATGTTCGCCTTCGACCTCGACCACTCCCTCGAACTGCTGGAAAGCCGGGGCGTGGCCACCAACCTGCTGGACCGGGACGAGCTGTACCGCCACATCCGCTGA
- the tagD gene encoding Glycerol-3-phosphate cytidylyltransferase, with product MTVILTYGTFDLLHVGHVNLLRRARALGDRLVVGLSTDAFNALKQKHATQCYRDREVVLRAIRYVDEVFPEENWEQKAQDIQRMGAGLLVMGSDWNGHFDHLSRHCRVHYLPRTEHVSTTSLKEEIRRTAPAPIALPGGRRR from the coding sequence ATGACCGTCATCCTGACCTACGGCACCTTCGATCTCCTCCATGTCGGCCACGTCAACCTGCTGAGGCGGGCACGCGCCTTGGGCGACCGGCTGGTGGTCGGCCTGTCCACCGACGCGTTCAACGCCCTCAAGCAGAAGCACGCGACCCAGTGCTACCGCGACCGCGAAGTCGTGCTCCGTGCGATCCGCTACGTGGACGAGGTATTCCCCGAGGAGAACTGGGAGCAGAAGGCCCAGGACATCCAACGCATGGGTGCCGGTTTGCTGGTCATGGGCTCGGACTGGAACGGCCACTTCGACCACCTGTCGCGGCATTGCAGGGTGCATTACCTGCCGCGGACCGAGCATGTGTCGACGACCTCCCTGAAGGAGGAGATTCGCCGTACCGCACCTGCACCCATAGCTTTGCCGGGAGGGCGGCGCCGATGA
- a CDS encoding hypothetical protein (Evidence 5 : No homology to any previously reported sequences), with amino-acid sequence MSLHLELAFCDGTLELRLDDGAASAVRLRRRDGKAGMDVPLATVSGGGTARISLEALKTEGLTRWDVLCLDADGAETPLCPRPPASEDRHFFHCGQDGWSLSAYLSDSLGSLVLLCGSTDRHRHVVADEDARAAFPRWLRELPLDEDLVIFESFLGKQYAGNPRYIYEALHRVRPDLRCVWAYNGKEAIPGNPKRVRWGSAEYYRLLATARYRVNNIRFPVAGRKPETRYLQTWHGTPLKRLGHDIEVAGPEVEARASFDQESSGWTALLSPNAFSTSTLRRAFRYDGTVLETGYPLTDPLLDPALDRQALAAALGLPADRRFILYAPTWRDHRPVGHWRFDFDLNLDLQAISAALAPDQVLLLRAHHLVAAGLEDAGLPANVRNVSHVDDVSQLCALADVLVTDYSSVFFDYAVTGRPVLFYCYDLELYGDQVRGFYLDLERDLPGPVARTTAQLVEQLRTLPQVMDRYAERYAAFRQRFCGLADGKAARRVVETVFGTASEVPLVRDLQQLGATVDEADSGRLRDLLRRYAAHARSISTLLYERLPESDRRRFLVWFIKRWAGIDRVDPAEMDEYQATIKRIRAEVREPVLVEGRNYTLQDLRSQGYDFRLATYHWVLGIHDILYDQYQDEGFRVRPGDVVIDAGGFVGDTAALFCAKTRNACQVHAFELLDENIALFRHNISLNGIDGQVVLNRLALTDRSGQEVVIRQAKLQGATSLGRDDDQGERIATITLDDYVAGAGLQRVDLIKMDIEGSEIPALQGAVDTIRRFRPMLALCLYHKWDDVLTIPRFLASTGVDYQYRFKWVELTHGWEAVLLAQPVDASTAVPGEAACS; translated from the coding sequence ATGAGCCTGCACCTCGAACTGGCCTTCTGCGACGGCACCCTGGAACTGCGCCTGGACGACGGCGCAGCCAGCGCGGTGCGCCTGCGCAGGCGCGACGGTAAGGCCGGCATGGATGTGCCGCTGGCCACCGTCAGCGGCGGCGGTACCGCGAGGATCTCCCTGGAAGCGCTGAAGACCGAGGGCCTGACGCGCTGGGATGTGCTGTGCCTGGACGCAGACGGCGCGGAAACGCCGCTATGCCCCCGGCCGCCCGCCAGCGAGGACCGCCACTTCTTCCACTGCGGGCAGGACGGCTGGAGCCTGTCGGCCTACCTCAGCGACAGCCTCGGCTCGCTCGTGCTGCTGTGCGGGTCAACGGATCGCCACCGGCACGTGGTCGCGGACGAGGATGCACGGGCCGCGTTCCCGCGCTGGTTGCGCGAGCTGCCGCTGGACGAGGATCTGGTCATCTTCGAGAGCTTCCTTGGCAAGCAGTACGCTGGCAACCCGCGCTACATCTACGAAGCGCTGCACCGCGTGCGGCCGGACCTGCGCTGCGTCTGGGCCTACAACGGCAAGGAGGCCATACCGGGCAATCCGAAGCGAGTACGGTGGGGTTCGGCCGAGTACTACCGCCTGCTGGCCACGGCCCGGTACCGGGTCAACAACATCCGTTTCCCGGTGGCCGGGCGCAAGCCCGAAACCCGGTACCTGCAAACCTGGCACGGCACCCCGCTCAAGCGTCTGGGCCACGATATCGAGGTCGCCGGCCCCGAGGTCGAGGCGCGCGCAAGCTTCGACCAGGAGTCGAGCGGCTGGACGGCCCTGCTGAGCCCCAATGCCTTCAGCACCTCGACCCTGCGCCGGGCGTTCCGCTACGACGGTACCGTGCTGGAAACCGGGTACCCGCTGACCGATCCCTTGCTCGATCCCGCGCTGGACCGCCAGGCGCTGGCGGCCGCCCTGGGGCTGCCCGCCGATCGTCGCTTCATCCTCTATGCACCGACCTGGCGCGACCACCGGCCGGTGGGGCATTGGCGCTTCGATTTCGACCTAAACCTGGACCTTCAGGCGATATCGGCCGCACTCGCGCCCGACCAGGTACTGCTGCTGCGCGCGCACCATCTGGTTGCGGCGGGGCTGGAGGATGCGGGCCTTCCGGCGAACGTGCGCAATGTCTCGCACGTGGACGATGTGTCGCAGTTGTGCGCGCTGGCCGATGTACTGGTGACCGACTATTCCTCGGTGTTCTTCGATTACGCCGTGACCGGCCGGCCGGTGCTGTTCTACTGCTACGACCTGGAGCTGTACGGCGACCAGGTGCGGGGCTTCTACCTGGACCTGGAACGCGACCTGCCCGGACCGGTGGCCCGGACCACCGCGCAACTGGTCGAGCAGTTGCGCACCCTGCCCCAGGTGATGGACCGCTACGCGGAGCGCTATGCGGCGTTCCGCCAACGCTTCTGCGGCCTTGCCGATGGCAAGGCGGCCCGGCGCGTGGTCGAGACGGTGTTCGGGACCGCGTCGGAGGTGCCGCTGGTGCGTGACCTGCAGCAGTTGGGGGCGACCGTGGACGAGGCCGATTCCGGCCGTCTGCGGGACCTGTTGCGCCGCTACGCCGCACACGCAAGGAGCATCTCCACCCTGCTCTACGAGCGCCTGCCCGAGTCGGATCGCAGGCGCTTTCTGGTCTGGTTCATCAAGCGCTGGGCCGGCATCGACCGGGTCGATCCGGCCGAGATGGACGAATACCAGGCGACCATCAAGCGCATCCGTGCCGAGGTGCGCGAGCCGGTACTGGTCGAGGGCCGCAACTACACCCTGCAGGACCTGCGTTCCCAGGGCTACGACTTCCGGCTCGCCACCTACCACTGGGTGCTGGGCATCCACGACATCCTCTACGACCAGTACCAGGACGAGGGCTTCCGCGTCCGCCCGGGCGACGTGGTCATCGACGCCGGCGGCTTCGTCGGCGATACCGCCGCACTGTTCTGTGCCAAGACCCGCAACGCCTGCCAGGTCCATGCGTTCGAACTGCTCGACGAGAACATCGCCCTGTTCCGCCACAACATCTCGCTCAACGGGATCGATGGCCAGGTGGTGCTGAACCGGCTCGCGCTGACCGACCGCAGCGGCCAGGAAGTCGTCATCCGCCAAGCCAAGCTGCAGGGCGCCACCTCGTTGGGACGCGACGATGACCAAGGCGAACGCATCGCCACCATCACTCTGGACGACTACGTTGCCGGGGCGGGCTTGCAGCGCGTGGACCTGATCAAGATGGACATCGAAGGGTCGGAGATTCCGGCCCTGCAAGGCGCGGTCGACACGATCCGCCGTTTCCGGCCGATGCTTGCGCTGTGCCTGTACCACAAATGGGACGACGTACTGACGATCCCGCGCTTCCTGGCCTCGACCGGAGTGGACTACCAGTATCGTTTCAAGTGGGTGGAACTGACCCATGGCTGGGAGGCGGTTCTGCTCGCCCAACCAGTGGATGCTTCCACAGCTGTTCCGGGAGAGGCGGCATGCAGCTGA
- a CDS encoding Carbamoylphosphate synthase large subunit short form, whose product MQLNVLVFPCGSEIGLEIHAALRDAKDVVLHGVSSVSDHGEFVYARYRRIDADADADAGSGELVQALNALVEEWNIDLVVPAHDSVIPLLASATALRAPAAVPDAGTAATCRNKHLTYARLQHLGIVPAAVEGLAQSYPIFAKPAVGQGSQGAERVDDPGRHRQLLDSGIDYVFSEYLPGAEYTVDCVSDADGLLLHAAPRSRARVKSGISVRSAPVPEGGAMVAMAGAIAAELRLKGAWFFQVREDREGVPKLLEVAPRIAGSMALSRMRGINYPLLHVYAHTGRAFTVLPLDHEVVLDRALSNRYRTGLRYSRVYLDLDDTLVVRGRVNPLLVALLYQWQVQATPVVLLTRHAGEPLDCLRRHRICPELFERIEHLREQTPKSQAIGQDNLAIFIDDSFRERLDVHRNCGIPVLDLDAVEQLLDLRT is encoded by the coding sequence ATGCAGCTGAACGTACTGGTATTCCCCTGCGGCTCGGAAATCGGGCTGGAAATCCATGCGGCCCTGCGCGACGCCAAGGACGTGGTCCTGCACGGCGTGTCTTCGGTATCCGACCACGGCGAGTTCGTGTACGCGCGCTACCGCCGGATCGACGCCGACGCCGACGCCGACGCCGGCTCAGGGGAACTGGTCCAGGCCCTCAACGCACTGGTCGAGGAGTGGAACATCGACCTGGTGGTGCCGGCGCATGACAGCGTCATCCCCCTGCTGGCCTCGGCCACCGCGCTGCGCGCTCCCGCCGCGGTGCCCGATGCCGGGACCGCCGCAACCTGCCGCAACAAGCACCTGACCTATGCGCGCCTGCAGCACCTGGGCATCGTGCCGGCGGCGGTGGAAGGACTGGCGCAGTCCTACCCGATCTTCGCCAAGCCGGCAGTCGGCCAAGGCAGCCAGGGCGCCGAGCGGGTCGACGACCCCGGGCGGCACCGGCAACTGCTGGATTCGGGCATCGATTACGTGTTCAGCGAGTACCTGCCCGGCGCCGAGTACACGGTGGATTGCGTGTCCGACGCCGACGGCCTGCTGCTGCATGCCGCACCGCGCAGCCGGGCCCGGGTGAAGTCCGGGATCAGCGTGCGCTCGGCACCGGTGCCGGAGGGCGGGGCCATGGTCGCCATGGCCGGGGCCATCGCCGCCGAGCTGCGGTTGAAGGGAGCCTGGTTCTTCCAGGTCCGGGAAGATCGCGAGGGCGTGCCGAAACTGCTGGAGGTGGCGCCGCGCATCGCCGGCTCCATGGCGCTGTCGCGCATGCGCGGGATCAACTACCCGCTGCTGCACGTGTATGCGCACACCGGGCGGGCCTTCACGGTCCTGCCGCTGGACCACGAGGTGGTCCTGGACCGGGCCCTGTCCAACCGCTACCGCACCGGCCTGCGCTACTCGCGGGTGTACCTGGACCTGGATGACACCCTGGTCGTGCGCGGCCGGGTCAATCCACTGCTGGTGGCCCTGCTCTACCAGTGGCAGGTGCAGGCAACGCCGGTGGTCCTGCTCACCCGCCATGCGGGCGAGCCGCTGGACTGCCTGCGCCGCCACCGGATCTGCCCGGAGCTGTTCGAGCGCATCGAGCACCTGCGCGAACAGACCCCCAAAAGCCAGGCGATCGGTCAGGACAACCTGGCCATCTTCATCGACGACTCCTTCCGCGAGCGGCTGGACGTGCACCGGAACTGCGGCATCCCGGTGCTCGACCTGGACGCGGTGGAACAGCTACTGGACCTGCGCACATGA
- a CDS encoding hypothetical protein (Evidence 5 : No homology to any previously reported sequences): MTPSTASPAASAPLLSIVVLVYNTAPYLRECFDSLLGQAWRNIEVIAIDDASTDDGLAICREYEAAHSNFRCITKANEGGAVSGNLGVSLARGEYVALVDSDDMVTADGYRLLMEEALRTGADITIGRAARLSERGVSSVEFLYEPYVWARPQVLESAEDFPDLHHDGFYWNKVFRTAFLRGHGLGMEPGLLYADRPFVHRAYWLSRRTAIIPQLVYLWRQRPATDSGSITRNLRDAANFLDRTRSARLEWDTFTAVPEALAYRQRIALANLQRALHAAQGVVSSPTFRRAFMPAMRELMALYGDLDCRPLGARRCLYLELIRRDQVEALCFLLGLTQERGWVEEIDGACYWKQPFLDNPEIPVPREAMRLDFPNIGFFHVVTLELEDERLALTLRMHESIMARCEVTFELHAIHGGESLWLEPAGHVDEHRWQYVADLGRLPRASAGLFGLVLHYRTPDGLHGRYRVGKLALSPELPSRLPLESRRGLLELLPEAGGLGFIAN; this comes from the coding sequence ATGACGCCATCCACCGCATCCCCCGCGGCATCCGCACCGCTGCTGTCGATCGTGGTGCTGGTCTACAACACCGCGCCCTATCTGCGCGAGTGCTTCGATTCACTGCTGGGCCAGGCCTGGCGCAACATCGAGGTCATCGCCATCGATGACGCCAGCACCGACGACGGCCTGGCGATCTGCCGCGAGTACGAGGCCGCGCACTCGAACTTCCGCTGCATCACCAAGGCCAACGAAGGCGGCGCGGTGTCGGGAAACCTGGGGGTATCGCTGGCGCGTGGCGAGTACGTGGCCCTCGTCGATTCGGACGACATGGTCACCGCCGACGGCTACCGCCTGCTGATGGAGGAGGCGCTGCGCACGGGTGCTGACATCACCATCGGCAGGGCCGCCCGGCTCAGCGAACGTGGCGTCTCGTCGGTCGAGTTCCTATACGAGCCCTACGTATGGGCGCGGCCGCAGGTACTGGAGTCGGCCGAGGATTTTCCCGACCTGCACCACGATGGCTTCTACTGGAACAAGGTGTTCAGGACCGCGTTCCTGCGCGGGCATGGGCTGGGCATGGAGCCGGGTCTGCTCTATGCGGACCGGCCGTTCGTGCACCGGGCCTACTGGCTGAGCCGCCGTACCGCGATCATCCCGCAGCTGGTCTACCTGTGGCGCCAACGCCCCGCCACGGACTCCGGTTCCATCACCCGCAACCTGCGCGACGCCGCGAACTTCCTGGACAGGACGCGTTCGGCTCGACTGGAATGGGACACCTTCACCGCGGTGCCGGAGGCCCTGGCCTATCGTCAGCGCATCGCCCTGGCCAACCTGCAGCGGGCCCTGCACGCCGCGCAAGGGGTGGTGTCCTCGCCCACGTTCCGGCGCGCCTTCATGCCGGCCATGCGGGAGCTGATGGCGCTCTACGGCGACCTCGATTGCCGGCCGCTGGGGGCGCGCCGCTGCCTGTACCTGGAACTGATACGCCGCGACCAGGTCGAGGCCCTGTGCTTCCTGCTGGGCCTCACCCAGGAACGCGGCTGGGTCGAGGAGATCGACGGCGCGTGCTATTGGAAGCAGCCCTTCCTGGACAACCCGGAAATCCCGGTCCCGCGCGAGGCCATGCGCCTGGATTTCCCCAACATCGGCTTCTTCCACGTCGTCACGCTGGAGCTGGAGGATGAGCGCCTGGCACTGACCCTGCGGATGCATGAGAGCATCATGGCTCGCTGCGAGGTGACGTTCGAACTGCACGCCATCCACGGCGGGGAAAGCCTGTGGCTGGAGCCGGCGGGCCACGTCGACGAGCACCGCTGGCAGTACGTGGCAGACTTGGGTCGGTTGCCCCGTGCCTCGGCCGGGCTGTTCGGCCTGGTCCTGCACTACCGCACGCCCGATGGACTACACGGACGCTACCGGGTCGGGAAGCTGGCGCTGTCCCCCGAGCTGCCCTCGCGCCTGCCGCTGGAAAGCCGGCGGGGCCTGCTGGAGCTGTTGCCCGAGGCCGGTGGTCTGGGCTTCATCGCCAACTGA
- a CDS encoding Nucleotide sugar transaminase, with amino-acid sequence MKASRPIPVTSPLLPPLEEFIPYLQRIWDSRILTNGGSMHQALEKALCAYLGVEHIALFANGTLALVTALQALRITGEVITTPYSFVATAHSLLWNGVKPVFVDIDPETLNLDPAKIEAAITPQTTAIMPVHCYGTPCDVAAIARIADTYNLKVIYDAAHAFAVRDARGSVLRHGDLSILSFHATKVFNTFEGGAIICPDARTKQRIDHLKNFGFVNETTVVAPGINGKMHEVSAAFGLLQLKHIGQALARRAEIDASYRRRLSGIRGLRCLPQVGGKASNHAYFPVMIGDDFPMSRDDLYQLMRNQNIMVRRYFYPLISEFPMYRGLPSAVPGNLPEAHRAARQVLCLPIHPELADGDIALICKLLEASATAPAA; translated from the coding sequence ATGAAAGCGTCCCGTCCCATCCCCGTCACCAGCCCACTACTGCCGCCGCTGGAGGAGTTCATCCCCTACCTGCAGCGGATATGGGACAGCCGGATCCTGACCAACGGCGGCAGCATGCATCAGGCGCTGGAGAAGGCCCTTTGCGCCTACCTGGGGGTGGAACACATCGCGCTGTTCGCCAACGGCACGCTGGCACTGGTCACCGCGTTGCAGGCGCTGCGCATCACCGGCGAGGTCATCACCACGCCCTATTCCTTCGTCGCCACCGCCCATTCGCTGCTGTGGAACGGCGTCAAGCCGGTATTCGTCGACATCGACCCGGAAACCCTAAATCTCGACCCGGCGAAGATCGAGGCCGCGATCACCCCTCAAACCACGGCCATCATGCCGGTGCATTGCTACGGCACGCCCTGCGACGTAGCCGCCATTGCCCGCATCGCCGATACCTACAACCTGAAGGTGATTTACGATGCGGCCCACGCCTTTGCCGTGCGCGACGCCCGCGGCAGCGTGTTGCGCCACGGTGACCTGTCGATACTCAGCTTCCATGCCACCAAGGTGTTCAACACCTTCGAGGGTGGCGCCATCATCTGCCCGGACGCGCGCACCAAGCAGCGCATCGACCACCTCAAGAACTTCGGCTTCGTCAACGAAACCACGGTGGTCGCGCCGGGCATCAACGGCAAGATGCACGAGGTCAGCGCGGCCTTCGGCCTGCTCCAGCTCAAGCACATCGGCCAAGCACTGGCCCGCCGCGCGGAGATCGATGCCAGTTACCGCCGGCGCCTGTCCGGCATCCGTGGACTGCGCTGCCTGCCTCAGGTTGGAGGGAAAGCGAGCAACCATGCGTATTTTCCAGTGATGATCGGCGACGACTTCCCCATGAGCCGGGATGATCTCTATCAATTGATGCGCAATCAGAACATCATGGTGCGACGCTACTTCTACCCGTTGATAAGCGAGTTCCCGATGTATCGCGGCCTGCCTTCAGCGGTACCCGGCAATCTGCCCGAAGCACACCGCGCGGCGCGCCAGGTACTGTGCCTGCCCATCCACCCGGAGTTGGCGGATGGGGACATTGCTCTGATCTGCAAGCTGCTGGAAGCCTCTGCCACAGCACCGGCAGCATGA